In Fundidesulfovibrio soli, a single genomic region encodes these proteins:
- a CDS encoding DedA family protein has protein sequence MLETLEGLISNYGYLALFIGTFLEGETILLVAGFLAHSGQLDISLCILWAFLGSLSGDQAAFYIGRFKGKKFVENRPKWKCQVERVHAMLERFHEALILSFRFFYGLRNLTPFILGTTDISGVKFFVLNAIGAGIWAVSFAYAGYFFGTVVANVLKDIHHIEMIILIVAVVVGGGVWFYRHRKRVREQQEAALTGECAAPAEDSKPGQDK, from the coding sequence ATGTTGGAAACTCTTGAAGGTCTGATAAGCAATTACGGCTATCTCGCTCTCTTCATAGGCACCTTTCTCGAAGGAGAGACCATCCTCCTGGTGGCCGGTTTTCTGGCGCATAGCGGCCAGCTCGACATCTCGCTGTGCATCCTGTGGGCGTTTCTGGGCAGCCTTTCTGGCGATCAGGCCGCATTCTACATCGGCCGGTTCAAAGGCAAGAAGTTCGTGGAGAACCGCCCCAAGTGGAAATGCCAGGTTGAGCGCGTGCATGCCATGCTGGAGCGCTTCCACGAAGCCCTGATCCTTTCTTTCAGGTTCTTCTACGGCCTTCGGAACCTGACTCCTTTCATACTCGGCACCACGGATATTTCAGGGGTCAAGTTCTTCGTCCTCAACGCCATCGGCGCGGGCATATGGGCCGTGAGTTTCGCCTACGCCGGGTACTTCTTCGGTACAGTGGTGGCCAACGTCCTCAAGGACATCCACCACATCGAAATGATCATCCTCATCGTTGCCGTGGTTGTGGGGGGGGGCGTGTGGTTCTACCGGCACCGCAAGCGTGTCCGTGAGCAGCAGGAGGCCGCCCTGACCGGCGAGTGCGCCGCCCCTGCCGAAGATTCCAAACCCGGACAGGACAAATAG
- a CDS encoding response regulator, with protein sequence MKTIMTVDDSASVRQMVAFTLKNAGYSVIEASDGKDALTKLGAKIDMVITDLNMPNMDGISLIKALRALPACKFIPIVMLTTESQAGRKQEGKDAGATGWIVKPFKPEQLLSVVQKVLR encoded by the coding sequence ATGAAAACCATCATGACCGTGGACGATTCGGCAAGCGTACGCCAGATGGTCGCTTTCACGCTCAAGAACGCCGGATATTCAGTGATTGAAGCATCGGACGGAAAGGACGCGCTGACGAAGCTTGGGGCCAAGATTGACATGGTCATCACCGACCTCAACATGCCCAACATGGACGGCATCTCGCTCATCAAGGCCCTTCGCGCCCTGCCCGCCTGCAAGTTCATCCCCATTGTCATGCTCACCACCGAATCCCAGGCAGGGAGAAAGCAGGAGGGCAAGGACGCCGGCGCCACCGGCTGGATCGTCAAGCCGTTCAAGCCGGAGCAACTGTTGAGCGTCGTGCAGAAGGTGCTGCGCTAG
- a CDS encoding CheR family methyltransferase — protein MTLQPQGRPTPSGLPEREFKRLAEFIYAECGIKLPPAKKTMLEARLHKRLRALELDSYSSYCEYLFSPKGTELELVNLIDTVTTNTTEFFREPKHFDVLSGKVLPGHVRKQGVTGTFRLWSAGCSTGEEPHTLAMVLSEFARLNQGFRFSLLATDISTQVLKRAMHGVYPEDRTHAIPMEYKKRYMLRGKNRSAGLVRFNEEIRRRITFQRLNFMEEFAFKKPMHVIFCRNVIIYFDRPTQHGLLSRFCTCLAPGGHLFIGHSESITGMDLPLEPVAPTVYRKK, from the coding sequence ATGACGTTGCAGCCCCAGGGGCGGCCCACGCCATCCGGCCTTCCTGAAAGAGAATTCAAAAGGCTTGCCGAGTTCATCTACGCCGAATGCGGCATCAAGCTCCCCCCGGCAAAGAAGACCATGCTGGAGGCGCGCCTGCACAAGCGGCTGCGCGCCCTGGAGCTCGACTCCTATTCCAGCTACTGTGAATATCTTTTTTCCCCCAAGGGTACCGAGCTCGAACTGGTGAACCTCATCGACACGGTGACCACCAACACGACGGAATTCTTCAGGGAACCCAAACACTTCGATGTACTCTCCGGCAAGGTTCTGCCCGGCCACGTCCGCAAGCAGGGCGTGACCGGGACCTTCCGGCTCTGGAGCGCGGGCTGCTCCACCGGGGAGGAACCCCACACCCTGGCCATGGTGCTCTCGGAGTTCGCGCGGCTGAACCAGGGTTTCCGCTTCTCCCTGCTGGCCACGGACATCTCCACCCAAGTGCTCAAGCGGGCCATGCACGGCGTCTACCCCGAGGACAGGACCCACGCCATCCCCATGGAATACAAGAAGCGCTACATGCTGCGCGGCAAGAACCGGTCCGCCGGGCTGGTGCGCTTCAATGAGGAGATCCGCAGGCGCATCACCTTCCAGCGGCTCAACTTCATGGAGGAGTTCGCCTTCAAGAAACCCATGCATGTCATCTTCTGCCGCAACGTGATCATCTATTTCGACCGCCCCACCCAGCACGGGCTGCTCAGCCGCTTCTGCACCTGCCTTGCCCCTGGCGGGCATCTGTTCATCGGCCATTCGGAGAGCATCACCGGCATGGACCTGCCCCTGGAACCCGTGGCACCCACCGTCTACAGGAAAAAATAA
- the cls gene encoding cardiolipin synthase has translation MAGESLLFALGTGLLWAVHLVFMGRAILRPHREPASRVAWVVVMVALPVVGIVAYLLLGETNIGNARVERALKAREKLPDLECIPGALDPCYKPDMAACYPHLFQMGQSVNGFPPVGGNQGWLFTDSNAGIDSIVADIDAAKNHVHLVFYIWLRDNNGLKVAEALKRAARRGVTCRVMADALGSRAMLRSKHWRSMREAGVRTATALPIGNPLLRMLRGRIDLRNHRKIVVIDNSVTYCGSQNCADPEFRIKARFAPWVDVLMRFEGPVARQNQSLFAGDWMSMVDEDITFLLREPLPPGQPGATAQVIGTGPTMRHSAMPEVFANLMFAARRELFITTPYYVPDEAMQAALCACARRGVSTTVVFPARNDSWVVGAASRSYYPDLLEAGVRIYEYEGGLLHAKTLTLDGEVTLIGSANMDRRSFELNFENNVLFHDAALTAEVRRCQKAYLGRSHQVTAAQVEQWSTARRLWGNTIAMLGPVL, from the coding sequence ATGGCTGGTGAAAGTCTGCTCTTCGCGCTGGGCACGGGATTACTCTGGGCCGTGCATCTGGTCTTCATGGGCCGGGCAATTCTGCGCCCGCACAGGGAGCCTGCGTCCCGCGTGGCCTGGGTGGTGGTGATGGTCGCGCTGCCCGTGGTGGGCATCGTGGCCTACCTGCTGCTCGGCGAGACCAACATCGGCAACGCCCGCGTGGAGAGAGCCCTCAAGGCCCGGGAGAAACTGCCGGATCTGGAATGCATCCCAGGTGCGCTGGACCCTTGCTACAAGCCCGATATGGCAGCGTGCTACCCTCATCTTTTCCAGATGGGCCAATCCGTGAACGGCTTCCCTCCCGTGGGCGGCAACCAAGGGTGGCTGTTCACCGACTCCAACGCCGGCATCGACTCCATCGTGGCGGACATCGACGCCGCGAAGAACCACGTCCACCTGGTGTTCTACATTTGGCTGCGTGACAACAACGGCCTCAAGGTGGCCGAGGCCCTGAAACGGGCGGCCAGGCGGGGGGTGACATGCCGGGTCATGGCCGACGCCCTGGGCTCGCGCGCGATGCTGCGCTCCAAGCATTGGCGGTCCATGCGGGAGGCAGGCGTCCGCACAGCCACGGCCCTGCCCATAGGCAATCCGCTGCTGCGCATGCTGCGCGGTCGCATCGATCTGAGAAACCACCGCAAGATCGTGGTGATAGACAACTCCGTCACCTACTGCGGCAGCCAGAACTGCGCGGACCCCGAGTTCAGGATCAAGGCCCGCTTCGCGCCCTGGGTGGACGTGCTCATGCGCTTCGAGGGCCCGGTGGCGCGGCAGAACCAGAGCCTCTTCGCCGGTGACTGGATGAGCATGGTGGACGAGGACATCACCTTCCTGCTCAGGGAGCCCCTACCGCCCGGCCAGCCCGGGGCGACGGCCCAGGTGATCGGCACCGGGCCGACCATGCGGCACTCCGCCATGCCCGAGGTGTTCGCGAACCTGATGTTCGCCGCCCGGCGCGAGCTGTTCATCACCACGCCGTACTACGTTCCGGACGAGGCCATGCAGGCCGCGCTGTGCGCCTGCGCGCGCCGGGGCGTGAGCACGACGGTGGTGTTTCCCGCGCGCAACGACTCATGGGTGGTGGGGGCGGCCAGCCGCAGCTACTACCCCGACCTGCTGGAGGCCGGGGTGCGCATCTACGAGTATGAAGGGGGGCTTTTGCACGCCAAGACCCTGACGCTGGACGGCGAGGTCACCCTCATCGGCTCCGCGAACATGGACAGGCGCAGCTTCGAGCTCAATTTCGAGAACAACGTCCTCTTCCACGACGCCGCCCTGACTGCCGAAGTGCGTCGCTGCCAGAAGGCCTACCTCGGGCGGTCGCACCAGGTCACGGCGGCCCAGGTGGAGCAGTGGAGCACAGCGCGGCGGCTCTGGGGCAACACAATAGCCATGCTCGGCCCCGTTCTGTAA
- a CDS encoding methyl-accepting chemotaxis protein encodes MQGAYAVSPIDKDALQTVADEVYTQFKLGAVTFTDDKGIVMARGKKPGQNGDSNFNLFGMQKVFTTRKPFIGFDTARAIPFLFVCRFPLTDKDGKLIGVFTAGYDLGTEVFIDSMRAVTGGADISLLVKNEKGEFIRHQTTLKDKAGKRGTGTVLENPEVLQNAVAKAQPFTTTQKIDGREYYSTYKPLMKDTEVFGLMAVLNSTDENYTAQGKIATPLLFIVLGLGVLIIGGTMVMIRKITKPLVSIADTSGQVAQGDFDAQFPPERVFFGELLTLYGSLKTMVESLKAKIAEANQQSEAAAREAEIASKATAEAEKATQRAEMAMVEGMRQAAGKLEGIVDVVSSASEELSAQIEQSSRGSELQASRVSETATAMEEMNATVLEVARNASRTAQTADQARAKAQQGADIVGKVVAGIGDVQTHAQELKTDMDSLGKLAAGIGQILNVISDIADQTNLLALNAAIEAARAGDAGRGFAVVADEVRKLAEKTQTATKEVGDAIRDIQSGTQKNIGNVDRTVQTIESTTTLATRSGETLGEIVSLIDTATDQVRSIATASEQQSSASEEINHSIEEINSISAQTAEAMTQAAQAVSEMAHQAQVLRGIIQDMQSESGGGTQALAPGGKALPR; translated from the coding sequence GTGCAGGGCGCCTACGCCGTGTCCCCCATCGACAAGGACGCTCTGCAGACCGTCGCGGACGAGGTTTACACACAGTTCAAGCTCGGCGCCGTGACATTCACCGACGACAAGGGGATCGTCATGGCAAGAGGCAAAAAGCCCGGGCAGAACGGCGACAGCAATTTCAACCTTTTCGGCATGCAAAAGGTATTCACCACGCGCAAGCCGTTCATAGGGTTCGACACGGCCCGAGCCATCCCCTTCCTCTTCGTCTGCCGGTTCCCCCTCACCGACAAGGACGGCAAGCTCATCGGCGTGTTCACCGCCGGGTACGACCTGGGCACCGAAGTGTTCATCGACTCCATGAGGGCCGTCACCGGTGGAGCGGACATCTCCCTGTTGGTCAAGAACGAAAAAGGGGAGTTCATCCGCCATCAGACCACCCTGAAGGACAAGGCCGGCAAGCGCGGGACCGGCACGGTGCTTGAGAACCCGGAGGTGCTGCAGAACGCCGTGGCCAAGGCCCAGCCGTTCACCACGACCCAGAAGATCGACGGGCGGGAATACTACTCCACCTACAAACCCCTGATGAAGGACACCGAGGTTTTCGGCCTGATGGCAGTGCTCAACAGCACGGACGAGAACTATACCGCCCAGGGTAAAATCGCCACGCCCCTGCTGTTCATCGTGCTCGGACTGGGAGTGCTCATCATCGGTGGAACAATGGTCATGATCCGCAAGATCACCAAGCCCCTGGTGAGTATCGCGGACACCTCAGGCCAGGTGGCCCAGGGCGACTTCGACGCCCAGTTCCCGCCAGAAAGGGTATTCTTCGGAGAACTGCTGACGCTGTACGGCTCCCTGAAAACCATGGTCGAATCCCTGAAGGCCAAGATTGCGGAGGCCAACCAGCAGTCCGAGGCGGCCGCACGCGAAGCCGAAATTGCCAGCAAGGCCACGGCCGAGGCCGAAAAAGCGACTCAAAGGGCTGAGATGGCCATGGTCGAGGGTATGCGCCAGGCTGCGGGCAAACTGGAAGGCATCGTGGACGTCGTGTCTTCAGCGTCCGAGGAGCTTTCCGCCCAGATCGAGCAGTCCAGCCGGGGCAGCGAGCTTCAGGCCTCCCGCGTGTCCGAGACGGCCACCGCCATGGAGGAGATGAACGCAACCGTGCTGGAGGTTGCGCGCAACGCCTCCCGCACGGCCCAGACAGCCGACCAGGCCAGGGCCAAGGCTCAGCAGGGCGCCGACATTGTGGGCAAGGTCGTGGCCGGCATAGGCGACGTGCAGACCCACGCCCAGGAGCTCAAGACCGACATGGACTCACTGGGCAAGCTCGCAGCGGGGATCGGTCAGATCCTCAACGTCATCTCGGACATAGCCGACCAGACCAACCTGCTGGCGCTCAACGCGGCCATCGAGGCAGCACGCGCGGGCGACGCCGGGCGCGGCTTCGCGGTGGTGGCCGACGAGGTGCGCAAGCTTGCCGAAAAGACCCAGACAGCCACCAAGGAAGTCGGCGACGCCATTCGGGACATCCAGTCCGGCACGCAGAAGAACATCGGCAACGTGGACAGGACCGTGCAGACCATCGAGTCTACCACGACCCTGGCCACCAGATCCGGCGAAACCCTTGGGGAGATCGTCTCGCTCATCGACACCGCCACCGACCAGGTCCGCTCCATCGCCACGGCCTCGGAGCAGCAGTCCTCGGCCAGCGAGGAGATCAACCACTCCATCGAGGAGATCAACTCCATCTCGGCCCAGACCGCAGAAGCCATGACCCAGGCGGCCCAGGCCGTCTCGGAGATGGCCCACCAGGCCCAGGTGCTGCGGGGGATCATCCAGGATATGCAGTCAGAGAGCGGTGGCGGGACCCAAGCCCTGGCTCCCGGCGGGAAGGCGCTTCCACGCTAG
- a CDS encoding chemotaxis protein CheA: protein MEDIHRQAFRDEAADLLAELETALLELEDAPQDSGLVNRIFRAMHTLKGSGAMFGFDDIAQFTHEVETVFDKVRDGLLPVTRPLLDLTFQAKDHVRLLFEHDGGDITAYIASGATILEGFRALAGEGEASGAEHGAPAAPAPAQEAERERMFRIRFKPRPGIYSTGNNPEYFLEDIKALGSAKVFAHFEDVPPLRELDPQSCHIWWDILLATTSSESAVRDVFMFVEDECDLSVTPVEAACEEKVPMLGEILVERGDISPEQIERAVAGQRRLGSILAESGVVPAKSVEAALAEQSIARDRQDARKSAPEAASSLRVSTDKLDRLQDLVGELVIVQAQIKQAAALLGNEAVVNLAEELERLSDDIRDSTLSIRMLPIGSTFSTYRRLVRDLCSSLGKEIDLVTTGEDTELDKTVLDRLADALIHLLRNSIDHGIELPAEREAAGKPRKGTIRLQAEHSGGDVVIEVIDDGKGIDPAKVRAKALERGLITEHTELSQQKTLELIFLPGFSTAEAVSNVSGRGVGMDVVKGVVESLRGNITLSSEQGRGSSVTVRLPLTLAIIDGLQVRVGDQGYVLPLELVEECVELDKQNLEVCTRKRIVNLRGQVVPYISLREWFCFPGPVPAIEQVVILGMNGQRVGLVVDHVVGEHQTVIKSLGPVFRKLDGFSGATIQGDGSMSLILDVKRIVNMALEQAGRESER, encoded by the coding sequence ATGGAAGATATCCACCGCCAAGCCTTCCGCGATGAGGCGGCCGATCTGCTGGCCGAACTGGAGACGGCCCTGCTGGAGCTCGAAGACGCCCCGCAGGATTCCGGGCTTGTGAACAGGATATTCCGGGCCATGCACACCCTCAAGGGCTCCGGGGCGATGTTCGGCTTCGACGACATCGCCCAGTTCACCCACGAAGTCGAGACCGTCTTCGACAAGGTTCGCGACGGCCTGCTGCCGGTCACCAGACCCCTGCTGGATCTTACCTTCCAGGCCAAGGACCATGTCCGCCTGCTCTTCGAACACGACGGCGGAGACATAACGGCCTATATTGCCTCCGGGGCCACAATCCTGGAGGGGTTCCGGGCCCTGGCCGGTGAGGGGGAGGCTTCCGGCGCGGAGCACGGGGCGCCGGCCGCACCCGCCCCTGCCCAGGAGGCGGAGCGCGAGCGGATGTTCAGGATCCGCTTCAAGCCCCGCCCCGGCATCTACTCCACGGGCAACAACCCGGAATACTTCCTGGAGGACATCAAGGCCCTCGGTTCCGCCAAGGTGTTCGCCCACTTCGAGGACGTGCCCCCTCTGCGCGAACTCGATCCCCAAAGCTGCCACATCTGGTGGGACATTCTGCTCGCCACAACCTCCTCCGAATCCGCCGTGCGTGACGTATTCATGTTCGTCGAGGACGAATGCGACCTGAGCGTGACCCCGGTGGAGGCCGCCTGCGAGGAAAAGGTGCCCATGCTGGGCGAGATTCTCGTGGAGCGCGGCGACATCAGCCCCGAACAGATCGAGCGGGCCGTCGCCGGACAGCGCAGGCTCGGCTCCATACTTGCCGAATCCGGGGTTGTCCCGGCTAAGAGCGTTGAAGCCGCGCTGGCCGAACAATCCATCGCCCGCGACCGCCAGGACGCCAGGAAATCCGCCCCCGAGGCGGCCTCCAGCCTGCGCGTCTCCACCGATAAACTGGACCGCCTGCAGGACCTGGTGGGCGAACTGGTGATCGTGCAGGCCCAGATCAAGCAGGCCGCCGCGCTGCTGGGCAACGAGGCGGTGGTGAACCTGGCCGAGGAACTGGAGCGCCTGAGCGACGACATCCGTGATTCCACGCTCTCCATCCGCATGCTGCCCATCGGCTCGACCTTCAGCACCTACCGCCGCCTCGTGCGCGACCTTTGCTCCTCCTTGGGCAAGGAGATCGACCTGGTGACCACCGGCGAGGACACGGAGCTGGACAAGACCGTGCTGGACAGGCTGGCGGACGCCCTGATCCATCTGCTGCGCAACAGCATCGACCACGGCATCGAACTTCCGGCGGAGCGCGAAGCAGCGGGCAAGCCCAGGAAAGGGACCATCCGCCTCCAGGCGGAGCACTCCGGGGGCGACGTGGTCATCGAGGTCATCGACGACGGCAAGGGCATCGACCCCGCGAAGGTGCGGGCCAAAGCCCTGGAGCGCGGCCTCATCACCGAGCATACGGAGCTGAGCCAGCAGAAGACGCTGGAGCTCATCTTCCTGCCTGGATTCTCCACGGCCGAGGCCGTGTCCAACGTTTCTGGGCGCGGGGTTGGCATGGACGTGGTCAAGGGCGTGGTGGAATCCCTGCGGGGGAACATCACGCTCTCCAGCGAGCAGGGCCGCGGCTCGAGCGTGACGGTGCGGCTGCCGCTGACCCTGGCCATCATCGACGGGCTCCAGGTTCGCGTGGGGGACCAGGGCTACGTACTGCCCCTGGAACTGGTGGAGGAGTGCGTGGAGCTGGACAAACAGAACCTGGAGGTCTGCACTCGCAAGCGCATCGTGAACCTGCGCGGGCAGGTGGTGCCCTACATCTCCCTGCGTGAGTGGTTCTGCTTCCCCGGGCCGGTTCCGGCCATAGAGCAGGTGGTCATCCTTGGGATGAACGGCCAGCGCGTCGGCCTGGTTGTGGACCACGTCGTGGGCGAGCACCAGACCGTCATCAAGAGCCTGGGCCCCGTGTTCCGCAAGCTTGACGGCTTCTCGGGCGCGACCATCCAGGGCGATGGAAGCATGTCCCTGATTCTGGACGTCAAACGCATCGTCAACATGGCCCTGGAGCAGGCCGGCCGGGAGTCGGAGCGCTAG
- a CDS encoding chemotaxis response regulator protein-glutamate methylesterase, whose translation MKEGKIKVLIVDDSALVRQALMDVLSHDPEIEVIGAASDPFHAAARMAEEAPDVITLDIEMPRMDGLTFLKKIMTQHPIPVVICSTLTESGSETTLRAMEYGAVDIITKPKMGTRQFLDESRIRICDAVKAAARSKLKAMPSIAAVRVEPKLSADAMLPGPTGKAMFGTTEKVVLVGASTGGTEALRVFLESLPRDCPAIAIVQHMPEQFTAAFSKRLDSICRVTVKEAQDNDAMLRGQALIAPGNKHMLLKRSGARYYVEVKDGPLVRRHRPSVDVLFRSGARYAGKNAVGVIMTGMGDDGAEGMREMKEAGAYTIAQDEASCVVFGMPQEAIKLGGVDKVLSLTDIARDVLRACAQG comes from the coding sequence GTGAAGGAAGGCAAGATCAAGGTTCTCATCGTTGACGATTCCGCCCTGGTGCGCCAGGCGCTCATGGACGTGCTCTCGCACGACCCCGAAATAGAAGTGATCGGCGCAGCTTCGGACCCGTTCCACGCGGCCGCGCGCATGGCCGAGGAAGCCCCGGACGTGATCACGCTGGATATCGAGATGCCGCGCATGGACGGGCTGACCTTCCTCAAGAAGATCATGACCCAGCACCCCATCCCGGTGGTCATCTGCTCCACGCTGACCGAGTCCGGCTCCGAGACCACGCTGCGGGCCATGGAGTACGGCGCGGTGGACATCATCACCAAACCGAAGATGGGCACGCGCCAGTTCCTGGACGAGTCGCGCATCCGCATCTGCGACGCCGTGAAGGCGGCCGCCCGCTCCAAGCTCAAGGCCATGCCGTCGATCGCGGCCGTGCGCGTGGAGCCCAAGCTCTCGGCGGACGCCATGCTGCCGGGCCCCACAGGCAAGGCCATGTTCGGCACCACGGAGAAGGTTGTGCTGGTGGGGGCCTCCACGGGGGGGACCGAGGCCCTGCGCGTGTTCCTGGAGTCCCTCCCTCGTGACTGCCCGGCCATCGCCATCGTGCAGCACATGCCGGAGCAGTTCACCGCGGCCTTCTCCAAACGGCTGGACTCCATCTGCCGCGTGACCGTCAAGGAGGCCCAGGACAACGACGCCATGCTGCGCGGCCAGGCGCTCATCGCGCCGGGCAACAAGCACATGCTGCTCAAGCGCTCCGGCGCGCGCTACTACGTGGAGGTCAAGGACGGCCCCCTGGTGCGCCGCCACCGCCCCAGCGTGGACGTGCTCTTCCGCTCCGGGGCGCGCTACGCGGGCAAGAACGCCGTGGGCGTGATCATGACCGGCATGGGGGACGACGGGGCCGAGGGCATGCGGGAGATGAAAGAGGCCGGGGCCTACACCATCGCCCAGGACGAGGCCAGTTGCGTGGTGTTCGGCATGCCGCAGGAGGCCATCAAGCTCGGCGGGGTGGACAAGGTGCTCTCACTCACGGATATCGCCCGCGACGTGTTGCGGGCCTGCGCGCAAGGTTAG
- a CDS encoding STAS domain-containing protein, translating into MTLELAGGFSLGDSAELKQALSDALNASTGRLFLDMSQVDAASLTFFQLLFGLAAQARLDGKAVAISGGLHPACSGAAAEMGITQQDFDQAFAPGD; encoded by the coding sequence GTGACGCTTGAACTCGCCGGAGGCTTCAGCCTGGGCGATTCGGCCGAATTGAAGCAGGCCCTATCCGACGCCTTGAACGCAAGCACCGGCAGGCTGTTCCTGGACATGTCCCAGGTGGACGCGGCCAGCCTGACGTTTTTTCAATTGCTCTTCGGGCTCGCGGCGCAAGCCCGGTTGGACGGAAAGGCAGTAGCCATCAGCGGCGGCCTGCATCCCGCCTGCAGCGGGGCGGCGGCCGAGATGGGCATCACCCAGCAGGACTTTGACCAGGCCTTTGCGCCAGGGGATTAA
- a CDS encoding GGDEF domain-containing protein gives MNTVDLTQQSPVKEQVKRSILDVVEKQQSLGAVSTAFLSVLITLTVSSDHILPTATAWTVCVFLASAYKAFLSCYHRHDRFKAVSLRTRGALVIVSAATTGILWSIPMTFVDFNHPVELATVILITSGIISGSVNTYLGNIICMAIISTAPIASIIAAMSIRMTPVPTTAIISIITFYAYIMSVSVKTARGSKELFSAKFENAELIEHLESAKKELQELANRDDLTGLPNRRLLAELFDQAAREAVRSNTRLAVLFIDMNDFKHINDKYGHEIGDKALVAAASIMRRAVRGADIVARLGGDEFVAIVRDIATPGDAALVSGNLSKALKTPVAIDGYSIDVSASIGVSIFPDHARSLDTLLTLSDAAMYHAKGKEGQGPSLHE, from the coding sequence ATGAACACTGTTGACCTGACACAACAGTCTCCTGTGAAGGAGCAGGTCAAGCGATCCATCCTTGACGTTGTAGAAAAACAACAATCGCTCGGCGCTGTTTCAACAGCATTTCTCTCGGTCCTTATCACCCTGACCGTTTCCAGCGACCATATCCTTCCCACGGCGACAGCGTGGACCGTCTGCGTGTTCCTGGCCAGCGCGTACAAGGCTTTCCTCTCGTGCTACCATCGCCATGACAGGTTCAAAGCAGTATCCCTGCGGACGCGCGGCGCGTTGGTCATCGTCAGCGCCGCTACCACGGGCATCCTGTGGAGCATACCGATGACGTTCGTTGACTTCAATCACCCTGTGGAGCTGGCAACTGTCATACTTATCACCAGCGGTATAATATCAGGATCAGTAAACACCTATCTCGGAAACATAATATGCATGGCGATCATCTCCACAGCACCGATCGCTTCCATCATAGCAGCCATGTCCATCAGGATGACACCCGTCCCGACTACGGCGATCATCAGCATCATAACATTCTATGCCTACATCATGTCCGTAAGCGTCAAAACGGCTAGAGGCTCCAAGGAACTCTTCTCCGCGAAATTCGAGAACGCGGAACTCATCGAGCACCTTGAATCCGCGAAGAAGGAATTGCAGGAACTGGCCAACCGCGACGACCTCACGGGGCTCCCCAACAGGAGGCTCCTGGCCGAACTCTTCGACCAGGCAGCACGCGAAGCCGTTCGAAGCAACACCAGGCTGGCCGTGCTGTTCATTGACATGAACGATTTCAAACACATCAACGACAAGTACGGCCACGAGATCGGGGACAAGGCGCTTGTCGCGGCGGCAAGCATCATGCGCAGGGCCGTCAGGGGGGCCGATATCGTGGCCCGGCTGGGTGGTGACGAATTCGTAGCCATCGTGAGGGACATCGCCACGCCAGGCGACGCCGCCCTTGTATCCGGCAATCTCTCCAAAGCATTGAAAACACCGGTGGCCATAGACGGCTACTCTATCGACGTCAGCGCGAGCATCGGCGTGTCGATCTTCCCGGACCATGCCCGGTCCCTCGACACCCTGCTGACGCTCTCGGACGCCGCGATGTACCATGCGAAAGGCAAAGAGGGCCAAGGTCCCTCGCTGCACGAGTGA
- the kdpF gene encoding K(+)-transporting ATPase subunit F — translation MDSLALTIAAALFVYLLAALCKPEWFE, via the coding sequence ATGGATTCCCTGGCCCTCACCATCGCGGCCGCCCTGTTCGTGTACCTGCTGGCGGCCCTGTGCAAACCGGAGTGGTTCGAATGA